Proteins encoded by one window of Cannabis sativa cultivar Pink pepper isolate KNU-18-1 chromosome 4, ASM2916894v1, whole genome shotgun sequence:
- the LOC115714252 gene encoding uncharacterized protein LOC115714252 translates to MDEMTATSVTAVGNSAVSSSTILTNFPLISAFLAFVMAQTIKFFTAWYKERRWDLKQLVGSGGMPSSHSATVTALAAAIGFQEGFGGSVFAIALILACVVMYDATGVRLHAGRQAEVLNQIVYELPAEHPLAESRPLRELLGHTPPQVVAGGLLGIATGSMGHLLMVLTGHA, encoded by the exons ATGGATGAGATGACGGCGACCTCTGTTACGGCGGTGGGAAATTCGGCTGTGTCTTCTTCGACAATCTTGACGAATTTCCCTCTTATTTCTGCTTTTCTTGCTTTCGTCATGGCCCAGACCATCAAGTTCTTCACTGCCTG GTATAAAGAAAGACGCTGGGATCTCAAGCAACTTGTTGGGTCTGGTGGAATGCCATCATCTCATTCTGCAACTGTTACTGCTCTTGCAGCTGCCATTGGTTTCCAAGAAGGCTTTGGAGGATCGGTGTTTGCTATTGCATTGATCTTAGCGTGTGTT GTCATGTATGATGCCACTGGTGTAAGACTACATGCTGGACGCCAAGCAGAG GTTTTGAATCAAATTGTTTATGAACTTCCTGCTGAGCATCCTCTAGCTGAGAGCAGACCACTTCGTGAACTTCTAGGTCACACCCCTCCGCAG GTTGTTGCTGGTGGATTGCTTGGAATTGCCACAGGATCTATGGGTCATTTGCTTATGGTTTTGACTGGCCATGCTTGA
- the LOC133036641 gene encoding uncharacterized protein LOC133036641 has translation MTLPFLVLKMVGYGVVKYVAGLCPLDDKIGEDVEHKDEIDFDLWLGEGRRSKKDPHDKEKVYLKGKDKIVPPFRFGVEDVATKMWFHKLAYPGQCLTNYVS, from the exons ATGACTCTTCCATTTCTAGTTCTAAAGATGGTTGGTTATGGAGTTGTTAAGTATGTGGCTGGGTTGTGTCCTCTCGATGATAAGATTGGTGAAGATGTAGAACATAAAGACGAGATTGATTTTGACTTGTGGCTTGGTGAAGGACGCCGATCGAAGAAAGAtcc GCATGATAAGGAGAAGGTTTACTTGAAGGGTAAGGATAAGATTGTTCCCCCTTTTCGTTTTGGCGTGGAAGATGTTGCAACCAAGATGTGGTTCCACAAGCTTGCATATCCTGGCCAATGTTTGACTAATTACgtaagttaa
- the LOC133036773 gene encoding uncharacterized protein LOC133036773, producing MIESEGQLKETEPLQILVQSNGHWDDNRNYVDYESSGELISTKCTFEELMRIMMEELQCNHESTQLQLKYQLKEGGQPLQIKDDKSLLFYIKLLTKEVDFTRYPLCVNKTSNTAPPNQTMVWNNMIMESYENNAKTREDLRQHGNNTATTSKQQLSRRRWDPVKLMHFS from the exons ATGATTGAATCAGAAGGACAATTGAAG GAAACGGAACCATTACAAATATTGGTGCAGAGCAATGGGCATTGGGATGACAACAGAAACTATGTTGATTATGAATCAAGTGGAGAATTAATTTCGACCAAGTGCACTTTTGAGGAACTAATGAGAATAATGATGGAAGAACTCCAATGCAACCATGAATCAACACAACTACAACTGAAATATCAACTGAAGGAAGGAGGCCAACCACTACAaatcaaggatgacaaaagtctGTTGTTCTACATAAAGCTATTAACGAAGGAGGTTGATTTCACAAGGTACCCATTGTGTGTGAACAAAACCAGTAACACGGCACCACCTAACCAAACAATGGTGTGGAACAATATGATCATGGAATCGTATGAGAACAACGCAAAGACACGGGAAGACTTGCGGCAACACGGAAACAACACGGCAACAACTTCCAAGCAACAACTATCGCGCAGACGATGGGATCCGGTGAAGTTGATGCATTTTTCCTAG
- the LOC115711969 gene encoding ATP-dependent DNA helicase Q-like 5 isoform X1: MDSDSDSDGSHVSNTPPRVIKPSPPAPTSAPVSAPPSRRTLFSTTKSKINVKASSSSSHSKSAPKPKSSSHKKSKAPDPTSVEPEQTPPEEPFPTLSPILPFQIRNRVSDQSPISIETLPAGFFSKSASFSKFRRSSVSFDPIKDEPCPPLASNLQQKVHIGGSDCAETDWTLPELEDEASVGYGNTVKVGKRHSNLIGSNEPMPQVKLRKCGNEGNFVKLNLKRNKKFLNKGKRGNSTSSGGRRFYKKYKKKFKPAGGGETEEGVCEEHGVFMESLTKEKEKQEGKKAKFDCESIEETILAARNESSEENLLKLLSLTHGYDSFREGQLEAIKMVLDGKSSMLVLPTGAGKSLCYQLPAMILPGITLVVSPLVALMIDQLKQLPPMIQGGLFCSSQTPEEVSKTKMLLQQGLIKVLFVSPERFLNAEFLSIFSGTLLVSLVVVDEAHCISEWSHNFRPSYMRLRASLLKEKLNVNCILAMTATATTTTLHAVMSALEIPPTSLIQKAHLRDNLHLSVSLSKDKMKDLLALIKSSPFKEVQSIIVYCKFQFETDVLSRYLRDYNISAKSYHSGILAKDRSRIQELFCTNKIRVVVATVAFGMGLNKTDVGAVIHYSLPESLEAYVQEIGRAGRDGRSSYCHLFLDDDTYFKLRSLMFSEGVDQYAVDKFLSQVFTNDNKSQGKIFSLVKESASCKLDMKEEVMFTLLTQLELGEVQYLRLLPQINVTCTLNFHKVGRKFVITSVHLGVLLAAGALRSYKHVTNGRNYIKHLSYYTPPDVLAERDIVVAEILKKSEMKQGKYVFDIPTVANSIGVMTTDLSIQLQNLKFKGEVTYELKDQAFCYTIVQVPTDLCSLSAVLTKWLSEVESCKVWKFDAMYDAVVFAVNSCEKLQGCCGAEHTLCLQKRILDYFNETDNNDHPNKMGQSSPFLRADIKVFLQGNSQVKFTPRSIARIMHGIASPAYPSTMWSKTHFWGRYTQTDFHVVMEAAKAELINLSAKTQPTS; encoded by the exons ATGGATTCCGATTCAGATTCCGACGGTTCTCACGTCTCCAACACTCCCCCAAGAGTTATCAAGCCTTCACCACCGGCACCGACATCGGCACCGGTCTCGGCTCCTCCTTCACGGCGTACCCTTTTCTCCACTACCAAATCCAAAATCAATGTAAAggcctcctcttcttcttcacacTCCAAATCCGCTCCAAAGCCCAAAAGTTCTTCTCACAAGAAGTCTAAGGCACCTGATCCGACCTCCGTTGAACCCGAGCAGACACCTCCCGAAGAACCATTTCCCACTCTCTCCCCAATTTTACCTTTCCAAATCCGTAACCGGGTTTCCGATCAGAGCCCGATATCTATCGAGACCCTTCCTGCTGGGTTTTTCTCCAAGTCTGCGTCTTTCTCAAAATTTCGACGTTCTAGTGTTAGTTTTGATCCTATTAAAGATGAACCATGTCCTCCTTTGGCGTCAAATTTGCAACAAAAGGTTCATATTGGTGGGTCTGATTGTGCAGAGACTGATTGGACACTGCCAGAGCTCGAAGATGAAGCATCTGTTGGTTATGGAAACACTGTGAAAGTTGGAAAGAGACATTCCAATTTGATTGGAAGCAATGAACCTATGCCGCAGGTGAAATTGCGAAAATGTGGCAACGAAGGGAATTTTGTGAAGTTGAATTTGAAGCGAAATAAGAAGTTTTTGAACAAGGGGAAAAGAGGAAATAGTACTTCATCAGGTGGCCGAAGATTTTacaagaaatataagaaaaagttTAAACCAGCAGGTGGGGGTGAGACGGAGGAGGGTGTTTGTGAGGAACATGGTGTGTTTATGGAGAGCTTAACGAAAGAAAAGGAGAAGCAGGAGGGGAAAAAAGCTAAATTTGATTGTGAATCGATTGAGGAAACGATTTTGGCTGCTCGAAATGAATCTTCGGAAGAGAACTTGTTGAAGCTGTTGAGCCTAACTCATGGTTATGATTCGTTCAGGGAAGGGCAATTGGAAGCAATAAAGATGGTTCTAGATGGGAAATCATCGATGCTTGTTTTGCCAACTGGTGCTGGTAAATCACTGTGTTACCAGTTGCCTGCAATGATTTTACCTGGGATAACTTTGGTTGTTAGTCCATTAGTTGCATTGATGATTGATCAGCTAAAACAGCTGCCTCCTATGATCCAGGGAGGTCTTTTTTGTAGCAGTCAG acaCCCGAAGAAGTTTCTAAGACAAAGATGTTGCTGCAACAAGGTCTCATTAAG GTTCTTTTTGTTTCACCAGAAAGATTTTTGAATGCAGAATTCCTGTCAATATTTTCTGGTACTTTACTCGTATCACTTGTCGTTGTGGATGAAGCTCACTGTATATCCGAATG GTCTCACAATTTCCGACCGTCATACATGAGGTTAAGAGCATCATTGCTTAAAGAGAAGCTTAATGTCAACTGCATTCTTGCAATGACAGCTACTGCAACAACCACAACTTTACATGCTGTTATGTCTGCTCTTGAGATTCCTCCAACTAGTCTCATCCAAAAGGCCCATTTAAGGGATAATTTACACTTGTCTGTATCATTGAGTAAAGATAA AATGAAAGACCTGCTAGCATTGATAAAGTCTTCTCCATTCAAAGAAGTTCAGAGCATCATTGTATACTGCAAATTTCAG TTCGAAACTGACGTACTAAGCAGATATTTACGTGATTACAACATCTCTGCAAAG AGTTACCACAGTGGTATACTTGCAAAAGATCGTAGCCGAATACAGGAATTGTTTTGTACAAACAAGATCAGAGTA GTTGTGGCAACTGTAGCATTTGGCATGGGGCTCAACAAGACGGATGTTGGAGCT GTCATTCACTACAGCTTGCCAGAAAGTTTGGAGGCATATGTTCAG GAGATTGGGCGAGCAGGGCGAGATGGCCGATCATCGTATTGTCATCTATTTTTGGATGATGACACGTATTTCAAGCTTCGTAGTCTTATGTTCAG TGAAGGAGTTGATCAATATGCAGTAGACAAATTCCTTTCTCAAGTTTTCACCAATGATAATAAATCACAAGGGAAGATCTTCTCACTTGTAAAAGAATCCGCTTCTTGCAAACTCGATATGAAAGAAGAG GTGATGTTCACACTTCTGACACAATTGGAATTGGGTGAAGTGCAATACCTGCGTTTACTACCGCAGATAAATGTTACTTGTACCTTAAATTTTCATAAGGTGGGTAGAAAATTCGTTATAACCTCTGTTCACCTGGGAGTTCTACTTGCTGCGGGTGCTCTCAGAAGCTATAAACATGTTACCAATGGCAGGAATTATATAAAACATTTGTCCTACTAT ACACCTCCTGATGTTCTTGCTGAAAGGGATATTGTTGTTGCTGAAATTCTGAAAAA GTCTGAAATGAAGCAAGGAAAGTATGTGTTTGACATACCAACTGTAGCGAATAGCATCGGAGTTATGACTACTGATCTATCAATTCAGTTACAGAATCTGAAG TTCAAGGGAGAAGTAACATATGAGCTAAAAGACCAAGCCTTCTGCTATACAATTGTGCAAGTTCCTACGGATCTTTGTTCACTGTCAGCGGTTCTTACAAAATGGTTATCAGAGGTTGAAAGTTGTAAG GTGTGGAAGTTTGATGCAATGTATGATGCGGTCGTATTTGCTGTTAATTCATGCGAAAAGTTGCAAGGTTGCTGTGGTGCAGAGCACACACTATGCTTACAAAAAAGAATACTGGATTATTTCAACGAAACTGATAATAATGATCATCCTAATAAGATGGGTCAAAGCAG CCCATTTTTGCGAGCAGATATAAAA GTATTTCTGCAGGGAAACTCACAAGTAAAATTTACTCCCAGATCTATTGCAAGGATAATGCATGGCATTGCAAGTCCAGCTTATCCATCTACAATGTGGTCAAAAACTCACTTCTG GGGAAGGTATACACAAACAGATTTTCATGTTGTAATGGAAGCAGCAAAAGCAGAACTAATTAACTTGTCAGCAAAGACTCAACCTACCTCTTAA
- the LOC133036642 gene encoding uncharacterized protein LOC133036642 produces MASMQTQFSTVFADSYAKEKGSDSSNDDDGGGDEADFDLNESEETDENEEENVMGDDEGEGSEGEEKDDQADEDSDSKEKNDNGSDDDATDSEEKVDK; encoded by the exons ATGGCTTCAATGCAGACACAGTTTTCTACTGTTTTTGCCGATTCCTATGCCAAg GAAAAAGGCAGTGACTCTTCCAATGATGATGATGGAGGTGGTGATGAAGCAGATTTTGATTTAAATGAATCTGAAGAAACTGATGAAAATGAAGAAGAGAATGTTATGGGTGATGACGAAGGGGAGGGTAGTGAAGGTGAAGAGAAGGATGATCAAGCCGATGAAGATTCtgactcaaaagaaaaaaatgataatggCAGTGATGATGATGCCACTGATAGTGAGGAGAAGGTAGATAAGTAG
- the LOC115711969 gene encoding ATP-dependent DNA helicase Q-like 5 isoform X2, with protein sequence MDSDSDSDGSHVSNTPPRVIKPSPPAPTSAPVSAPPSRRTLFSTTKSKINVKASSSSSHSKSAPKPKSSSHKKSKAPDPTSVEPEQTPPEEPFPTLSPILPFQIRNRVSDQSPISIETLPAGFFSKSASFSKFRRSSVSFDPIKDEPCPPLASNLQQKVHIGGSDCAETDWTLPELEDEASVGYGNTVKVGKRHSNLIGSNEPMPQVKLRKCGNEGNFVKLNLKRNKKFLNKGKRGNSTSSGGRRFYKKYKKKFKPAGGGETEEGVCEEHGVFMESLTKEKEKQEGKKAKFDCESIEETILAARNESSEENLLKLLSLTHGYDSFREGQLEAIKMVLDGKSSMLVLPTGAGKSLCYQLPAMILPGITLVVSPLVALMIDQLKQLPPMIQGGLFCSSQTPEEVSKTKMLLQQGLIKVLFVSPERFLNAEFLSIFSGTLLVSLVVVDEAHCISEWSHNFRPSYMRLRASLLKEKLNVNCILAMTATATTTTLHAVMSALEIPPTSLIQKAHLRDNLHLSVSLSKDKMKDLLALIKSSPFKEVQSIIVYCKFQFETDVLSRYLRDYNISAKSYHSGILAKDRSRIQELFCTNKIRVVVATVAFGMGLNKTDVGAVIHYSLPESLEAYVQEIGRAGRDGRSSYCHLFLDDDTYFKLRSLMFSEGVDQYAVDKFLSQVFTNDNKSQGKIFSLVKESASCKLDMKEEVMFTLLTQLELGEVQYLRLLPQINVTCTLNFHKTPPDVLAERDIVVAEILKKSEMKQGKYVFDIPTVANSIGVMTTDLSIQLQNLKFKGEVTYELKDQAFCYTIVQVPTDLCSLSAVLTKWLSEVESCKVWKFDAMYDAVVFAVNSCEKLQGCCGAEHTLCLQKRILDYFNETDNNDHPNKMGQSSPFLRADIKVFLQGNSQVKFTPRSIARIMHGIASPAYPSTMWSKTHFWGRYTQTDFHVVMEAAKAELINLSAKTQPTS encoded by the exons ATGGATTCCGATTCAGATTCCGACGGTTCTCACGTCTCCAACACTCCCCCAAGAGTTATCAAGCCTTCACCACCGGCACCGACATCGGCACCGGTCTCGGCTCCTCCTTCACGGCGTACCCTTTTCTCCACTACCAAATCCAAAATCAATGTAAAggcctcctcttcttcttcacacTCCAAATCCGCTCCAAAGCCCAAAAGTTCTTCTCACAAGAAGTCTAAGGCACCTGATCCGACCTCCGTTGAACCCGAGCAGACACCTCCCGAAGAACCATTTCCCACTCTCTCCCCAATTTTACCTTTCCAAATCCGTAACCGGGTTTCCGATCAGAGCCCGATATCTATCGAGACCCTTCCTGCTGGGTTTTTCTCCAAGTCTGCGTCTTTCTCAAAATTTCGACGTTCTAGTGTTAGTTTTGATCCTATTAAAGATGAACCATGTCCTCCTTTGGCGTCAAATTTGCAACAAAAGGTTCATATTGGTGGGTCTGATTGTGCAGAGACTGATTGGACACTGCCAGAGCTCGAAGATGAAGCATCTGTTGGTTATGGAAACACTGTGAAAGTTGGAAAGAGACATTCCAATTTGATTGGAAGCAATGAACCTATGCCGCAGGTGAAATTGCGAAAATGTGGCAACGAAGGGAATTTTGTGAAGTTGAATTTGAAGCGAAATAAGAAGTTTTTGAACAAGGGGAAAAGAGGAAATAGTACTTCATCAGGTGGCCGAAGATTTTacaagaaatataagaaaaagttTAAACCAGCAGGTGGGGGTGAGACGGAGGAGGGTGTTTGTGAGGAACATGGTGTGTTTATGGAGAGCTTAACGAAAGAAAAGGAGAAGCAGGAGGGGAAAAAAGCTAAATTTGATTGTGAATCGATTGAGGAAACGATTTTGGCTGCTCGAAATGAATCTTCGGAAGAGAACTTGTTGAAGCTGTTGAGCCTAACTCATGGTTATGATTCGTTCAGGGAAGGGCAATTGGAAGCAATAAAGATGGTTCTAGATGGGAAATCATCGATGCTTGTTTTGCCAACTGGTGCTGGTAAATCACTGTGTTACCAGTTGCCTGCAATGATTTTACCTGGGATAACTTTGGTTGTTAGTCCATTAGTTGCATTGATGATTGATCAGCTAAAACAGCTGCCTCCTATGATCCAGGGAGGTCTTTTTTGTAGCAGTCAG acaCCCGAAGAAGTTTCTAAGACAAAGATGTTGCTGCAACAAGGTCTCATTAAG GTTCTTTTTGTTTCACCAGAAAGATTTTTGAATGCAGAATTCCTGTCAATATTTTCTGGTACTTTACTCGTATCACTTGTCGTTGTGGATGAAGCTCACTGTATATCCGAATG GTCTCACAATTTCCGACCGTCATACATGAGGTTAAGAGCATCATTGCTTAAAGAGAAGCTTAATGTCAACTGCATTCTTGCAATGACAGCTACTGCAACAACCACAACTTTACATGCTGTTATGTCTGCTCTTGAGATTCCTCCAACTAGTCTCATCCAAAAGGCCCATTTAAGGGATAATTTACACTTGTCTGTATCATTGAGTAAAGATAA AATGAAAGACCTGCTAGCATTGATAAAGTCTTCTCCATTCAAAGAAGTTCAGAGCATCATTGTATACTGCAAATTTCAG TTCGAAACTGACGTACTAAGCAGATATTTACGTGATTACAACATCTCTGCAAAG AGTTACCACAGTGGTATACTTGCAAAAGATCGTAGCCGAATACAGGAATTGTTTTGTACAAACAAGATCAGAGTA GTTGTGGCAACTGTAGCATTTGGCATGGGGCTCAACAAGACGGATGTTGGAGCT GTCATTCACTACAGCTTGCCAGAAAGTTTGGAGGCATATGTTCAG GAGATTGGGCGAGCAGGGCGAGATGGCCGATCATCGTATTGTCATCTATTTTTGGATGATGACACGTATTTCAAGCTTCGTAGTCTTATGTTCAG TGAAGGAGTTGATCAATATGCAGTAGACAAATTCCTTTCTCAAGTTTTCACCAATGATAATAAATCACAAGGGAAGATCTTCTCACTTGTAAAAGAATCCGCTTCTTGCAAACTCGATATGAAAGAAGAG GTGATGTTCACACTTCTGACACAATTGGAATTGGGTGAAGTGCAATACCTGCGTTTACTACCGCAGATAAATGTTACTTGTACCTTAAATTTTCATAAG ACACCTCCTGATGTTCTTGCTGAAAGGGATATTGTTGTTGCTGAAATTCTGAAAAA GTCTGAAATGAAGCAAGGAAAGTATGTGTTTGACATACCAACTGTAGCGAATAGCATCGGAGTTATGACTACTGATCTATCAATTCAGTTACAGAATCTGAAG TTCAAGGGAGAAGTAACATATGAGCTAAAAGACCAAGCCTTCTGCTATACAATTGTGCAAGTTCCTACGGATCTTTGTTCACTGTCAGCGGTTCTTACAAAATGGTTATCAGAGGTTGAAAGTTGTAAG GTGTGGAAGTTTGATGCAATGTATGATGCGGTCGTATTTGCTGTTAATTCATGCGAAAAGTTGCAAGGTTGCTGTGGTGCAGAGCACACACTATGCTTACAAAAAAGAATACTGGATTATTTCAACGAAACTGATAATAATGATCATCCTAATAAGATGGGTCAAAGCAG CCCATTTTTGCGAGCAGATATAAAA GTATTTCTGCAGGGAAACTCACAAGTAAAATTTACTCCCAGATCTATTGCAAGGATAATGCATGGCATTGCAAGTCCAGCTTATCCATCTACAATGTGGTCAAAAACTCACTTCTG GGGAAGGTATACACAAACAGATTTTCATGTTGTAATGGAAGCAGCAAAAGCAGAACTAATTAACTTGTCAGCAAAGACTCAACCTACCTCTTAA